One segment of Anopheles stephensi strain Indian chromosome 3, UCI_ANSTEP_V1.0, whole genome shotgun sequence DNA contains the following:
- the LOC118511749 gene encoding SUN domain-containing protein 3 has protein sequence MLCLFGSRWKSILFSMSETHQKNLALYILCILLTCFILFQVFVSENVTTEQLHSRKLIEERPKQRQYEELSNEVGVNIASNVQCFKELEELNERIFLLEQLNFDKLGPTDYASRIFGGEVVSAVTTSRHGNSIMSRVRSMIWSINDNYYQMQCIIQDCGTCYALEGSSGTIVLKLAKNVHVNAITIEHIPKSSLPIKTDVYSALKEFSVWGSNNPSNTGKETYFGTFTFDYMTTFLETFEFDLDREVPSVRFVRIDIHSNHGEKFTCIYRIRIHGTPE, from the exons atgctgtgtttgtttggtaGCAGATGGAAAAGCATTCTTTTCAGTATGTCGGAAACTCACCAGAAGAACTTGGCCCTATACATACTGTGCATCCTGTTGACGTGTTTCATCCTGTTTCAAGTTTTTGTAAGTGAAAACGTCACCACCGAACAGCTGCATAGCCGGAAGCTCATCGAAGAG CGGCCGAAACAACGGCAATATGAAGAGCTTTCCAATGAAGTCGGTGTAAACATTGCGTCAAATGTGCAATGTTTTAAAGAACTGGAAGAACTCAACGAGCGAATCTTTCTCTTAGAACAGCTCAACTTTGACAAACTTGGACCAACCGATTATGCTTCGCGTATTTTTGGTGGCGAGGTGGTTTCGGCAGTTACAACGTCGCGGCACGGAAACTCGATTATGAGCAGAGTGCGCTCTATGATATGGTCCATCAATGATAACTATTATCAAATGCAGTGCATCATACAG gACTGTGGCACTTGCTATGCGTTGGAAGGAAGCTCCGGAACGATAGTGCTGAAGCTAGCAAAGAATGTACACGTGAACGCCATTACAATAGAACACATTCCGAAATCATCGTTACCGATCAAAACGGACGTCTATAGTGCCCTAAAAGAATTTTCAGTTTGG GGTTCAAACAATCCTAGTAACACAGGCAAGGAAACTTATTTCGGCACATTCACCTTCGACTACATGACGACATTTTTGGAAACGTTTGAGTTTGATTTGGACCGCGAAGTGCCTAGCGTTCGTTTCGTACGAATTGACATTCATTCTAATCATggtgaaaaattcacttgtaTCTACAG GATTCGTATTCACGGAACGCCCGAGTAA